GCCGCCGACATCACCGTGCTCACCGCGATGCTGGAGGCGCGCCCGCTGATCGCCGGCGTCGAGCACATGCATGCGCTGCAGGTCGCGACGGCGCCAAGCCAGGTGTGGCCGGCACGCGAGTTCTTCGGTGCCAAGCGCGAAGAGCTGCGCCTGCGCCACGCCCGCTATGACGACACCGCCGACAACCTCGAGCCGAACCTGAAAGAGGGGCCGGGCGGCCTGCGCGACGTGCAGACATTGCGCTGGATGGCGCTGCGCATCGTTGGCACCGGTGACCTGGAATCGCTGGTCGCGATCGGCCAGTTCGGCGCCGACGAGCTGGCCACGCTCGAGCGCGAACGCAAAGCCCTCTCGCGGCTGCGCTTCGGCCTGCACCTGGTCGCGGGCAAGCGCGAGGAGCGCCTGCGCTTCGATTACCAGAAGCTGCTCGCCGAACGCCTGGGGCATGTCGACAACGCCGACAACCTCGCCGTCGAACAGATGATGCAGGGCTTCTACCGCAGCGCCGCGCTGGTGCTGCGCATCGGCGAACGGCTGCTGCAGCGCTTCGAGGAGCAGATCGAGGGCGAGACCGCACCGGTCGCCATCGACCACGCCTTCGAGCTGCGCCGCGATTACCTGGCCGCGCGCGATCCGCAGTGGCCGCGCGATGCCTATGACGTGTTCGCGTTGTTCGCGGTATGGGCCGCGCACGATGCCATCCGCGGGCTGCACTCGCAGACGGCGCGCGCACTGGCCGAGTCGCTGTCGCGCGTGCCGGCGTTCCAGCAGGCCGAGCCGGCCCTGCGCGAACGCTTCATCGCCTTGCTGCGCGGCCCGCATCCGGTGCATGCGCTTGAGCGCATGGCCCGGCTGGGCGTGCTCGGGCGGTGGATCCCGGCGTTCGCCAAGGTCTCCGGGCGCATGCAGTTCGACCTGTTCCATGTCTTCACGGTCGACCAGCACACGCTGGCGGTGCTGCGCAATCTCGCGCGCTTCGCGTCGGGCATCGTCGACGAGCGCTTCAGCATCGCCCATGAAGTCTGGCCGCGCCTGCGCAAGCCGGAACTGCTGCTGCTTGCTGGCCTGTTCCACGACATCGCCAAGGGACGCGGCGGCGACCATTCCGAACTCGGTGCCGACGACGCGCGGATCTTCTGCAGCACGATAGGGTTGTCGCGCGCCGACACCGCGATGGTCGAATGGCTGGTGCGCCAGCACCTGCTGATGTCGGTGACCGCGCAGAAACAGGACATTGCCGACCCGGAAGTGATTCATCGCTTTGCCGGCAAGGTCGCCGACCGCGACCACCTCGATCATCTCTACCTGCTGACCTGCGCCGACATCGCCGGTACGTCGCCAAAGTTGTGGAACGCGTGGAAGGATCGCCTGCTGGCCGATCTCTACACGGCCACGCGCCTGGCCCTGCGGCGCGGGCTCGAGCATCCGGTGGCCGGCGTGGAGCGCGCCACCGAGACCCGCGATGCCGCACGCGCGATGCTGGCCACGCTCGGTTTCAGCGAGGACGAAGTCGATCAGCTCTACGAGCGCATGCCCGAGATCGGTTTCCAGCGCAGCCGCCCCGACCAGATCGCCTGGCAGGCGGCCTCGTTGCGCGGCGTGGCCGTGGGCGAGACGCGGGTTCGTGCGCGTGCGGTCGGCGAGCATGCCGGCGCACTGGAAGTGTTCGTGCATTGCCAGGATCGCGACGGCCTGTTCGCCGCGATCGTGGCCACGCTCGATCGCCTTGGCCTGGCGATCCAGCAGGCGCGCGTGCTCGATGGCCCGCACGCGATGATCTTCGACAGCTTCGAAGTGGTGCCCATCGATCCGCGTTGCCCGCCGGGCATCGACGAGGTCGAGCACCGCCTGGCCGCGGTCCTCGATGGCCCGCTCGACCGCATCAAGCCGACCCGACGCACGCAGCCGCGCCACCTGCGGCATTTCCGCATCAACGCGCAGGTTGGCTTCGATACCCTCGACGACGGTCGCTCGATGCTCAGCCTGGTCTGCACCGACCGGCCGGGCCTGCTGGCCGACGTCACACAGGCCATCCGCAGCCAGGGCCTGCGCGTGCATGACGCGCGCATCGCCACCTTCGGCGAGCGCGCCGAGGACGTGTTCCAGCTCACCAGTACCCAACCCGACGGGCGCGACGGCGCGCTCGATCAAACGCAACAGGAGGCCCTGCGCGATGCGCTGCTGGCCTGCCTCGAAGGAGATCGTTGATGAGTTCCGAGAAGAAGCCCACCCGCAAGTCCGTCCGCAAGACCGTGCGCAAGAAGGCCGCGCCGAAGGGCCCGGGCGTCGATGAACTGAAGTTCATGATCGACAGCGCCTTCGAGCGCCGGGCCATGCTGACTCCCGACGAGCTCGAAGGCTCGACGCGACCGACCGTCGAGCGCGTGATCTCGGGCCTGGAAAGCGGCGAGTTCCGCGTCGCCGAGCCGGACGGCAAGGGCGGCTGGACGGTCAACGAGTGGTTGAAGAAGGCCGTGCTGCTGTACTTCCGCGTCAACGACATGCAGCTGGTGGAAGGTTATCCGGCGCCGTTCTGGGACAAGGTCCCGGCACGCTTCGAAGGGTTTGGCGAGGCCGATTTCCGCAAGCTCGGCGCACGCGTGGTGCCCGGTGCGATCGCCCGACGCGGTGCCCATATCGGCAAGGACGTGGTGCTGATGCCGAGCTTCGTCAACATCGGCGCGCACGTCGGCGAGGGCACGATGGTCGACACCTGGGCCACGGTGGGCTCGTGCGCGCAGGTCGGCAAGCATTGCCAC
Above is a genomic segment from Lysobacter sp. S4-A87 containing:
- the dapD gene encoding 2,3,4,5-tetrahydropyridine-2,6-dicarboxylate N-succinyltransferase, which translates into the protein MPRRRSLMSSEKKPTRKSVRKTVRKKAAPKGPGVDELKFMIDSAFERRAMLTPDELEGSTRPTVERVISGLESGEFRVAEPDGKGGWTVNEWLKKAVLLYFRVNDMQLVEGYPAPFWDKVPARFEGFGEADFRKLGARVVPGAIARRGAHIGKDVVLMPSFVNIGAHVGEGTMVDTWATVGSCAQVGKHCHLSGGAGIGGVLEPLQASPTIIEDHCFIGARSEVVEGFVVGHHSVIGMGVFLGQSTRVYNRATGEVTYGYVPPYSVVVSGQLPAKDGSHSLYCAVIVKQVDAKTLSKTSINELLRGLAD
- the glnD gene encoding [protein-PII] uridylyltransferase, whose protein sequence is MGAHGRGHRRRRRDPDPRARGRQRPMTSPVADAGSAGGSSARPAARPAAQEPGDQAVAIRSALAAVNAGLAQRFDSDPDADIDRLLQARTGAVDTQVRAAWASCLPADAPLALFAIGGYGRGELFPQSDIDLLVLAEPDAQAEHAEALAAFVALLWDAGLPVGHAVRSAAQCTQAAADITVLTAMLEARPLIAGVEHMHALQVATAPSQVWPAREFFGAKREELRLRHARYDDTADNLEPNLKEGPGGLRDVQTLRWMALRIVGTGDLESLVAIGQFGADELATLERERKALSRLRFGLHLVAGKREERLRFDYQKLLAERLGHVDNADNLAVEQMMQGFYRSAALVLRIGERLLQRFEEQIEGETAPVAIDHAFELRRDYLAARDPQWPRDAYDVFALFAVWAAHDAIRGLHSQTARALAESLSRVPAFQQAEPALRERFIALLRGPHPVHALERMARLGVLGRWIPAFAKVSGRMQFDLFHVFTVDQHTLAVLRNLARFASGIVDERFSIAHEVWPRLRKPELLLLAGLFHDIAKGRGGDHSELGADDARIFCSTIGLSRADTAMVEWLVRQHLLMSVTAQKQDIADPEVIHRFAGKVADRDHLDHLYLLTCADIAGTSPKLWNAWKDRLLADLYTATRLALRRGLEHPVAGVERATETRDAARAMLATLGFSEDEVDQLYERMPEIGFQRSRPDQIAWQAASLRGVAVGETRVRARAVGEHAGALEVFVHCQDRDGLFAAIVATLDRLGLAIQQARVLDGPHAMIFDSFEVVPIDPRCPPGIDEVEHRLAAVLDGPLDRIKPTRRTQPRHLRHFRINAQVGFDTLDDGRSMLSLVCTDRPGLLADVTQAIRSQGLRVHDARIATFGERAEDVFQLTSTQPDGRDGALDQTQQEALRDALLACLEGDR